One Prolixibacteraceae bacterium DNA segment encodes these proteins:
- a CDS encoding NADH-quinone oxidoreductase subunit NuoF, whose translation MIHTHILVCGGTGCRASQAKEVKEELESLIKDKHLKESVQVTTTGCFGFCEKGPIVKIIPDQTFYTQVTPEDARDIIEEHIIKGRKVERLLYEDPKTKKKISDSVHMNFYKKQLRIALRNCGIVDPENIDEYIARDGYQALGRVLSIFSPEEVIEIIKSSGLRGRGGAGFPTGMKWEITSKVDAPQKYVVCNADEGDPGAFMDRSILEGDPHSVIEAMAICGYCVGANKGLIYIRAEYPLAIGRLLVALEQSKKYGLLGKGILGSDFEFDIELKYGAGAFVCGEETALINSMEGRRGEPVIKPPFPAEKGYFDCPTNVNNVETFANICPIILKGAEWFNSIGTENSKGTKVFALAGKINNVGLIEVPMGTTLREVIFDIGGGIKGGKKFKAVQTGGPSGGCLTDKSLDMPIDYEHLVAEGSMMGSGGMIVMDEDDCMVAISKFYLEFTLDESCGKCAPCRIGNKRLWELLNKMTKGEATMEDLEKLIDLSHTIKDTSLCGLGQTSPNPILSTYKNFKHEYLAHVKDKQCEAGQCKDLLHYTIDAKMCVGCTACMRNCPVGAISGEKKKPHLIHQDICIKCGICYEKCKFNAILHQS comes from the coding sequence ATGATACATACACATATATTGGTTTGTGGTGGTACTGGATGTAGAGCCTCACAAGCAAAAGAGGTCAAAGAAGAGCTTGAGAGCCTGATCAAAGATAAACATCTTAAAGAATCGGTACAAGTAACGACAACAGGTTGTTTCGGCTTCTGTGAGAAAGGTCCTATTGTTAAAATCATTCCAGATCAAACCTTCTATACACAAGTAACTCCCGAAGACGCACGTGATATCATTGAGGAGCATATTATCAAAGGAAGAAAAGTAGAAAGACTTCTTTACGAAGATCCAAAGACCAAGAAAAAGATCTCGGATAGTGTCCATATGAATTTCTACAAAAAACAACTTCGTATTGCACTTCGTAATTGTGGTATCGTTGACCCAGAGAATATTGATGAATATATTGCTCGCGATGGATACCAAGCACTAGGTCGTGTTCTTTCGATTTTCTCTCCTGAAGAGGTGATTGAAATTATTAAGAGCTCTGGGCTTCGAGGACGTGGAGGGGCTGGATTCCCAACAGGAATGAAATGGGAAATCACTAGCAAAGTGGATGCTCCACAAAAGTATGTTGTCTGTAATGCAGACGAAGGAGACCCAGGTGCATTTATGGATCGTTCAATTCTTGAAGGAGACCCTCACTCGGTTATTGAAGCAATGGCAATATGTGGTTACTGCGTTGGGGCAAACAAAGGCTTAATATATATTCGTGCAGAATATCCTCTAGCAATCGGCCGATTGCTGGTTGCATTAGAACAATCTAAAAAATATGGACTCCTCGGAAAAGGCATTTTAGGCAGTGATTTCGAATTTGATATTGAATTAAAATATGGTGCAGGTGCTTTTGTTTGTGGTGAAGAGACGGCTCTGATTAATTCAATGGAAGGAAGAAGAGGAGAACCTGTCATTAAACCTCCTTTCCCTGCTGAAAAAGGATATTTTGACTGCCCTACGAATGTGAATAACGTGGAGACATTTGCAAATATATGCCCTATTATTCTAAAAGGAGCAGAATGGTTTAATAGCATTGGAACAGAAAACTCTAAAGGAACAAAGGTATTTGCTCTTGCAGGAAAGATCAATAATGTAGGTTTGATAGAGGTGCCAATGGGTACTACATTACGTGAAGTAATATTTGATATTGGTGGAGGTATCAAAGGAGGCAAGAAGTTTAAAGCAGTGCAAACTGGTGGCCCATCTGGTGGATGTTTGACTGATAAATCTCTCGACATGCCTATTGATTATGAACACCTTGTAGCCGAAGGTTCGATGATGGGATCAGGAGGAATGATCGTAATGGATGAGGATGACTGTATGGTAGCGATTTCAAAGTTCTATCTAGAGTTTACTCTTGATGAATCATGTGGTAAATGTGCTCCTTGTAGAATAGGAAATAAAAGACTTTGGGAGCTACTAAACAAAATGACCAAAGGGGAGGCAACGATGGAAGATCTCGAAAAACTAATCGATCTTTCCCATACAATTAAGGATACCTCTCTTTGTGGTTTAGGACAAACATCCCCCAACCCTATTCTCTCCACATATAAGAACTTTAAACATGAGTATTTAGCCCATGTAAAAGACAAACAATGCGAGGCTGGACAGTGTAAAGATCTTCTCCATTATACTATCGATGCAAAGATGTGTGTAGGATGCACGGCATGTATGAGAAATTGTCCTGTGGGTGCTATCTCTGGAGAGAAGAAAAAGCCTCACCTCATTCATCAAGATATCTGTATTAAGTGTGGTATCTGCTATGAGAAATGTAAGTTTAACGCAATCCTTCACCAATCATGA
- a CDS encoding (2Fe-2S) ferredoxin domain-containing protein has product MTKVKNLEDLVKLRNKLKEKIQVRTITEGNDLVARIRVAMGTCGIASGAKETFEALIDEVEAQDIKVLITTTGCMGACYAEPTVEVTLPNQEPIVFGEVNRERAAKIIQEYVINGKLVDGVVPQNYKTI; this is encoded by the coding sequence ATGACCAAAGTAAAAAACCTAGAAGATCTTGTGAAGCTTCGAAATAAACTGAAGGAGAAAATACAAGTACGCACGATCACTGAAGGCAATGATCTTGTAGCTAGAATACGAGTGGCTATGGGAACTTGTGGCATCGCCTCTGGAGCAAAAGAGACATTCGAAGCACTTATTGATGAAGTAGAAGCGCAAGATATTAAGGTGTTAATCACCACAACAGGTTGTATGGGAGCTTGTTATGCAGAGCCTACTGTAGAAGTAACGCTTCCGAATCAAGAACCAATTGTCTTTGGCGAGGTGAACAGAGAACGTGCAGCCAAGATTATCCAAGAGTATGTGATCAACGGAAAACTAGTTGATGGGGTTGTTCCACAGAATTATAAAACAATCTAA
- a CDS encoding ATP-binding protein: MKYQFEVNGGDFTHAGFVSIEIKKIMQKLHLPPSFIRKMSIANYEAEVNIIAHAYQGKISVEITSEKITTIFKDQGPGIASIDQAMKEGFSTASEKVREMGFGAGMGLPNMKRNSDGMTIDTKLNEGTVVTLIYNIP; encoded by the coding sequence ATGAAATATCAATTTGAAGTAAATGGGGGAGATTTTACACATGCAGGCTTTGTCTCTATTGAGATAAAAAAGATCATGCAGAAGCTTCACCTTCCTCCCTCTTTTATTCGAAAGATGTCCATAGCCAACTATGAGGCAGAGGTTAATATTATTGCCCATGCATACCAAGGGAAGATCTCTGTAGAGATCACATCAGAAAAAATCACTACAATCTTTAAGGATCAAGGACCAGGTATTGCCTCTATTGATCAGGCAATGAAAGAGGGATTCTCTACTGCATCAGAGAAGGTAAGAGAGATGGGGTTTGGTGCAGGTATGGGACTTCCAAATATGAAGCGAAATAGCGACGGTATGACTATAGATACCAAGCTGAATGAAGGGACTGTTGTGACATTGATCTACAATATTCCGTAA
- a CDS encoding 4Fe-4S binding protein, with product METKALLKYVTVSAKRCHGCTHCMRHCPVEAIRIRNGYAIIDHNKCILCGRCLDDCAYHAISLVSPKALLETNGKVRYLIVQKGFFGHFPTQKHKEVQSALRKLGYHHVVDCRDFKRLGYLWGQMHNSETDNKNISTRCNVIKNLIRKGKVGEENNIRLVPTIAEIITGYIHLFFGKKSKSKTSITITTHCMSENDISHSQHDRIFDADKAVPTYELVNQVQKELWDNKPQSWSVETSEVYSPLHKEFVQISGIDNVLGWIHKNEIKPHDYTRDYHLQGCKDGCYNGSYMSEYSSIIKKRESGYQNKLTDKFDTKTTDRLHQISTYWNEKPDIFIPPKENFKEALIRTERTRKLMCLLPGIDCGVCGAPSCLALAKDISKGIARLSQCVLLDLKWMKNKNVGIDTTMQQIEKIWGDKILQLDCTKKGAQNEIIHNRRDESTDPKK from the coding sequence TTGGAAACAAAAGCACTCCTTAAATACGTAACAGTATCCGCAAAACGTTGCCATGGTTGCACCCATTGTATGCGACATTGTCCTGTAGAGGCCATACGCATACGAAATGGGTATGCCATTATAGATCATAACAAATGTATCTTATGTGGCAGATGCCTAGATGATTGTGCATACCATGCCATCTCATTAGTTTCTCCCAAAGCATTGCTTGAGACCAATGGAAAAGTTCGCTATCTAATTGTTCAAAAAGGGTTCTTTGGTCATTTTCCAACACAAAAACATAAAGAGGTACAAAGTGCATTACGAAAATTGGGGTATCACCATGTGGTAGATTGTAGAGACTTTAAAAGACTAGGATACCTATGGGGACAGATGCATAATAGCGAAACCGATAATAAGAATATATCGACAAGGTGTAATGTCATTAAGAACTTAATTCGTAAAGGCAAGGTAGGAGAAGAGAATAACATTCGTTTGGTTCCTACTATTGCGGAGATTATCACTGGATATATCCACCTATTCTTTGGTAAAAAAAGCAAGTCAAAAACCTCTATTACGATTACTACGCACTGTATGTCTGAGAATGATATTTCTCACTCGCAACATGACAGAATATTTGATGCAGACAAGGCGGTTCCAACCTATGAATTGGTGAATCAGGTTCAAAAAGAGTTGTGGGACAATAAGCCTCAATCATGGAGTGTCGAGACATCCGAGGTATACTCTCCATTGCACAAAGAGTTTGTCCAGATATCTGGAATTGATAATGTGCTTGGATGGATTCATAAGAATGAGATCAAACCTCATGACTACACCAGAGACTATCATCTTCAAGGCTGTAAAGATGGATGTTATAACGGCTCATATATGTCTGAATACTCCTCTATAATCAAAAAAAGAGAGTCTGGATACCAAAATAAATTGACCGATAAGTTTGATACTAAGACGACAGATCGTCTTCACCAAATTTCCACATACTGGAATGAGAAGCCAGATATTTTTATACCACCAAAGGAGAATTTTAAAGAGGCATTAATCAGAACGGAAAGAACACGTAAACTCATGTGTTTGTTGCCTGGTATAGACTGTGGAGTGTGTGGTGCGCCAAGCTGCTTGGCTTTAGCCAAAGATATTTCGAAAGGAATCGCACGTCTATCACAATGTGTGTTGTTGGATCTCAAATGGATGAAAAACAAAAATGTAGGGATCGATACCACCATGCAACAGATAGAGAAAATTTGGGGAGACAAAATTTTACAACTTGACTGTACTAAAAAAGGAGCACAAAATGAAATTATCCACAATCGCAGAGACGAATCAACTGACCCTAAGAAATGA
- a CDS encoding PadR family transcriptional regulator — MEEDKETTQLLEAWEETYKKGQLTLWIFLALKDGAKYVDEIRDFVVRITEGTMRCEEQSLYRTLRKYRHIDVVDFETRKGNKGPDRKYYFLTKTGQVLLSRFLKRNIYLFLNEDIKTLITKEA; from the coding sequence ATGGAAGAAGATAAAGAAACGACACAGTTGTTAGAGGCTTGGGAAGAGACGTATAAGAAGGGACAGTTAACTTTATGGATATTTCTCGCCTTGAAAGATGGAGCTAAATATGTCGATGAGATCCGAGATTTTGTAGTTCGTATCACTGAGGGAACCATGCGTTGTGAAGAGCAGAGTCTTTATAGAACATTGAGAAAGTATCGTCATATTGACGTAGTTGATTTTGAAACAAGAAAAGGAAATAAAGGGCCTGACCGAAAGTATTATTTTTTAACCAAAACAGGACAAGTGTTATTGTCTAGATTTTTGAAGAGGAATATATACCTATTTTTAAATGAAGATATTAAAACATTGATAACGAAGGAGGCATAA
- a CDS encoding PHP domain-containing protein — MKFTGDLHIHTTLSPCAELEMTPVNILEKAKRLHWDFIAITDHNDTLQAKVIERLGHKYGVKVFLGAEICTKEEIHVLAIVKGKKESMTLQKYLETYRMKVPNNPCYFGDQVVVDENNNILYEESDLLLTSLNRNIYEVSEFIHQIDGLLIAAHVDREAYSLRSTFGFVPQDLNLDAVEFAKFKPTIERELPWIHNSDAHRLESLKANRTCYYMEQLNFENLKNCFKHRDIEIL; from the coding sequence ATGAAATTCACAGGGGACCTACATATTCATACAACCCTTTCTCCATGTGCAGAACTAGAGATGACTCCTGTCAACATTTTGGAAAAAGCAAAGCGACTCCATTGGGACTTTATTGCGATCACGGATCATAATGATACACTTCAAGCTAAAGTCATAGAACGTTTAGGACATAAGTATGGAGTGAAAGTGTTTCTAGGTGCTGAAATATGTACCAAAGAAGAGATTCATGTGCTTGCCATAGTAAAAGGCAAAAAGGAGTCTATGACATTACAAAAATACTTAGAGACATATCGTATGAAGGTCCCAAACAATCCATGTTATTTTGGAGACCAAGTAGTTGTAGATGAGAATAATAATATTTTATACGAAGAGAGCGATCTTTTACTCACTTCACTCAATAGAAACATATACGAGGTGTCTGAGTTTATTCACCAAATAGACGGATTATTAATAGCAGCACACGTCGATCGTGAAGCTTACAGCCTTAGATCTACATTTGGTTTTGTTCCCCAGGACCTCAATCTAGATGCTGTTGAATTTGCCAAGTTCAAGCCAACAATTGAGAGAGAACTTCCTTGGATTCATAATAGCGATGCCCATCGTTTGGAATCGCTGAAGGCCAATCGGACATGCTATTATATGGAGCAATTAAACTTTGAGAACCTAAAAAACTGTTTCAAACATCGAGATATAGAGATCTTATGA
- a CDS encoding [FeFe] hydrogenase, group A gives MKNIHLTIDNKKVSVPKGTTILEAAKQVGVHIPALCHMKMDDIHIENRPGGCRICSVEVKGKRNLAPACATNCTEGMEIKTNTIRVIHARRNILELIISDHPYECLTCAKSGQCELQTMAQDLGIREIHFEGEKSMYREDFSKAIIRDMDKCILCRRCITMCSDFQTVHALSAVERGFEAVVSPAFHMDLNDSTCTFCGQCVAVCPTGALSEMDYSKEVIKALANPEYTVIAQTAPAVRAALGESFGYPVGTSVTGQMVTALKDLGFDYVFDTDFAADMTIMEESAELLERLTRHLEGDKTVKLPILTSCCPAWVRFIEHNFPDMKEIPSTSRSPQQMFGSIAKSYFAEKIGVPREKLIVVSIMPCVAKKFECERDEFKVNGDPDVNFSITTRELARLIKISNIDFKELASSEFDQPLGESTGAGLIFGTTGGVIEAATRTAYEHHTGKKLDQIDFHALRGMEAIRSATVDFDGLPVKIGIAHGLGHARKLLEEIRAGKSEYHAIEIMSCPGGCIGGGGQPFHHNKTSILLERQKAIYSEDQRMKIRKSHENPSVIKVYEEYLGHPLSEKAEKLLHTLYFDRSSQVTIDDSEL, from the coding sequence ATGAAAAATATTCATTTAACGATAGATAACAAAAAAGTTTCGGTGCCAAAAGGTACTACGATCCTTGAGGCTGCAAAACAAGTTGGGGTTCATATTCCCGCTTTATGTCACATGAAGATGGACGATATTCACATTGAAAACCGACCTGGAGGATGTCGAATTTGTTCTGTAGAAGTCAAAGGAAAGAGAAACCTTGCTCCTGCTTGCGCCACAAATTGTACGGAGGGGATGGAGATAAAAACAAACACCATACGGGTTATCCATGCTAGAAGAAATATACTGGAACTCATTATCTCGGATCACCCATATGAATGTCTCACCTGTGCAAAGTCAGGACAGTGTGAACTACAAACTATGGCACAAGATCTCGGAATCAGAGAAATTCACTTCGAAGGAGAAAAATCGATGTATCGTGAAGATTTTTCAAAAGCAATTATTCGAGATATGGATAAGTGTATTCTTTGCCGCCGCTGCATTACGATGTGTAGTGATTTCCAAACAGTTCATGCTCTCTCTGCAGTAGAACGTGGTTTTGAGGCAGTTGTTAGCCCTGCATTCCATATGGATCTAAACGATTCGACCTGTACTTTCTGTGGACAGTGTGTTGCAGTTTGTCCAACAGGGGCATTGTCGGAGATGGATTATTCAAAAGAGGTAATAAAAGCGCTTGCCAATCCAGAATATACAGTCATAGCCCAAACAGCCCCTGCGGTAAGAGCAGCATTAGGAGAGTCTTTTGGATATCCTGTAGGAACTAGTGTTACAGGACAGATGGTTACAGCTCTAAAAGATCTAGGATTTGATTATGTCTTCGACACCGACTTTGCTGCAGATATGACTATTATGGAAGAGTCTGCTGAGCTACTTGAGAGATTGACTCGACATTTAGAGGGAGACAAAACAGTGAAACTTCCTATTCTCACCTCTTGTTGTCCTGCTTGGGTTCGATTTATTGAGCATAACTTTCCTGATATGAAAGAAATTCCATCTACTTCAAGGTCTCCTCAACAGATGTTTGGATCTATTGCAAAGAGTTATTTTGCAGAGAAGATTGGTGTTCCTAGAGAAAAACTTATTGTAGTCTCTATTATGCCTTGTGTTGCAAAGAAATTTGAGTGTGAAAGAGATGAGTTCAAGGTAAACGGGGATCCCGATGTCAACTTCTCTATTACAACAAGGGAACTTGCCCGACTCATTAAGATATCCAATATTGATTTTAAAGAGCTAGCGTCTAGTGAATTTGACCAACCTCTTGGAGAATCAACAGGTGCGGGTCTGATTTTTGGTACAACAGGAGGAGTTATTGAAGCAGCAACAAGAACTGCATACGAGCACCACACAGGCAAAAAACTAGACCAGATTGATTTCCATGCTCTTCGTGGTATGGAAGCAATACGTAGTGCTACAGTAGATTTTGATGGACTTCCAGTTAAAATAGGTATTGCCCATGGACTTGGTCACGCTCGTAAACTCCTTGAAGAGATAAGAGCTGGGAAGAGTGAGTATCATGCAATCGAGATTATGTCATGTCCAGGAGGATGTATCGGTGGAGGTGGACAGCCATTTCATCATAACAAAACCTCTATTCTCTTAGAACGACAAAAAGCAATCTATAGTGAGGACCAAAGGATGAAGATACGTAAATCACATGAAAACCCTTCGGTTATTAAAGTATATGAAGAGTATCTAGGTCATCCTTTGAGTGAAAAAGCAGAGAAACTTCTTCATACATTATACTTTGACAGATCGTCACAAGTAACCATTGATGATAGTGAGCTATAA
- a CDS encoding peptide chain release factor 3, with translation MGLQEEINRRRTFAIVSHPDAGKTTLTEKLLLFGGAIRVAGAVKNNKIKQGAASDFMEIERQRGISVATSVMGFEYEGYKVNILDTPGHQDFQEDTFRTLTAVDSVIIVIDAAKGVEPQTERLMKVCRMRKTPVMVYINKMDRPTGDMFDLLDEIEDQLKIKTRPLSWPINSGSDFKGVYNIYDSSLRLFDPSITEIEDAVEIDDLSTSKLDELIGNDADTLREEVELIEGVFPEFDHDAYLDGDVAPVFFGSALYNFGVQELLDSFVRIAPSPTKKDAEERVVMANESKFTGFIFKIHANIDPNHRSRIAFVKICSGKFERNKNYRHMRLAKNFKFSSPTAFMASKKETIEEAYPGDIVGIPDTGNFVIGDTLTEGENLHYKGMPSFSPEMFRYIENADPMKAKQLAKGVDQLMEEGVAQLFTNQFNGRKIIGCVGQLQFEVIEYRLQHEYGAKCRFESLPMYKACWIEADDPAVIADFKKRKYQKMAVDKQGRDVFMADSNFLLQMAQTDFKDIRFHFTSEF, from the coding sequence ATGGGTTTACAAGAAGAGATAAATAGGAGACGGACATTTGCCATTGTCAGTCACCCCGATGCCGGAAAAACCACGTTGACAGAGAAATTACTACTTTTTGGTGGTGCTATCCGTGTCGCAGGAGCCGTTAAGAATAATAAAATTAAGCAGGGAGCTGCTTCCGATTTCATGGAGATTGAGCGTCAGAGGGGTATCTCTGTTGCCACTTCCGTAATGGGATTTGAGTACGAAGGATATAAAGTGAATATTCTGGATACTCCAGGTCACCAGGATTTCCAAGAGGATACTTTCCGTACTTTGACTGCTGTAGATAGTGTTATTATTGTGATTGATGCAGCCAAAGGGGTGGAGCCTCAAACGGAGAGACTGATGAAAGTTTGTCGTATGAGAAAGACTCCTGTAATGGTCTATATCAATAAGATGGACCGTCCTACTGGCGATATGTTTGATCTATTAGATGAAATTGAAGATCAATTGAAGATTAAAACACGTCCTTTGAGTTGGCCAATTAACTCTGGTTCTGATTTTAAAGGGGTATATAATATCTATGATTCTAGTCTTCGTCTTTTCGATCCTAGTATTACAGAGATCGAAGATGCGGTGGAGATCGATGATTTGAGTACTAGCAAACTGGATGAATTAATAGGAAATGATGCGGATACGCTTCGTGAAGAGGTGGAACTTATTGAAGGGGTATTCCCTGAGTTCGATCACGATGCCTATCTCGATGGAGATGTTGCTCCTGTTTTCTTTGGTAGTGCACTATATAATTTCGGAGTACAAGAGCTTTTGGACTCTTTTGTTCGTATTGCTCCTTCTCCAACAAAGAAAGATGCTGAAGAGCGTGTGGTAATGGCCAATGAATCGAAATTCACGGGTTTCATATTTAAAATTCATGCCAATATCGACCCGAATCATCGTAGCCGTATTGCCTTTGTGAAGATCTGTAGTGGTAAGTTCGAAAGAAATAAGAACTATCGCCACATGCGTCTTGCAAAGAACTTTAAGTTCTCTTCTCCTACAGCCTTTATGGCATCCAAGAAGGAGACTATTGAAGAAGCTTATCCAGGCGATATTGTTGGTATCCCAGATACAGGTAATTTTGTAATTGGTGATACGCTGACTGAAGGTGAGAACCTTCATTATAAAGGAATGCCATCCTTCTCTCCTGAGATGTTTCGTTATATTGAGAATGCCGATCCGATGAAAGCAAAACAGCTTGCTAAGGGGGTGGATCAGTTGATGGAAGAGGGGGTTGCCCAGCTTTTTACAAACCAATTTAATGGTCGTAAGATCATCGGTTGTGTTGGTCAACTTCAGTTCGAAGTCATTGAGTATCGTCTACAACATGAATATGGTGCGAAGTGTCGCTTTGAATCACTACCAATGTACAAAGCTTGTTGGATCGAAGCCGATGATCCTGCTGTAATTGCTGATTTCAAGAAGCGTAAATATCAAAAGATGGCTGTAGACAAACAGGGAAGAGATGTTTTTATGGCAGACTCAAATTTCCTTCTACAGATGGCTCAGACCGATTTTAAAGATATTCGATTCCATTTTACATCTGAGTTCTAA
- a CDS encoding MFS transporter yields MLSIKNIRFTDPRKWPFFYGWVIMVMTTLGLFVSIPGQTMAVSAFTDSLIDALNISRNQLSTTYMIGTITSAFLLKRAGLWYDRYGAKVVMFLATLTMSFAMLGMANLVPLSNVFAENLFHLFSAKTWSMILLSLFFFLARLNGQGIMSMVARNMLMKWFFRKRGFANGISSMVANALFAMATVILAYFVSKYQWDVTYCILAVILFVASILFLGTYEDNPESFGLLPDGKKYETQSVKKEKSTGRDFTYNQAIRTRAFWSVTLITAFFGCFVTGFTFHIFSIFRDANIPWERGQDVFIYSAILSTLLSFGGSVISDHIKTKYLVLLAAVGGLMCGIGLAFVSNPMFFIILIVGYGTIGGLFGVLLTVAHPGYFGKKHLGAITGRNMSLIIFGSAVSPLLFSLSKTYFDSYLPVSLIFASLALLIFLFTLTVKEPQ; encoded by the coding sequence ATGCTTTCAATCAAAAATATTCGTTTTACTGACCCTCGAAAATGGCCTTTTTTTTATGGTTGGGTCATCATGGTGATGACTACTTTAGGGCTATTTGTTAGTATTCCTGGACAGACGATGGCAGTATCTGCTTTTACTGACTCTTTAATCGATGCGCTTAACATCTCTAGAAATCAGTTGAGCACGACTTATATGATTGGAACCATTACTTCTGCGTTCTTATTAAAACGTGCTGGACTATGGTATGATAGGTATGGTGCCAAGGTTGTTATGTTCTTGGCTACATTGACCATGTCGTTTGCAATGTTGGGGATGGCAAACCTAGTCCCTCTCTCCAATGTGTTTGCAGAAAACCTTTTTCATCTTTTTAGTGCAAAAACATGGAGCATGATCTTGTTAAGCCTTTTCTTCTTCTTGGCTAGGCTTAATGGACAAGGTATTATGAGTATGGTGGCACGTAATATGCTCATGAAATGGTTTTTTAGAAAGAGAGGGTTTGCTAATGGTATAAGTAGTATGGTTGCCAATGCATTGTTTGCGATGGCCACTGTAATATTAGCTTATTTCGTCTCTAAGTACCAGTGGGATGTAACATATTGTATTCTAGCAGTGATCTTATTTGTCGCCTCTATTCTGTTTTTAGGCACTTATGAGGACAATCCTGAAAGTTTTGGTCTTCTACCTGATGGAAAAAAATATGAGACACAAAGTGTGAAGAAAGAAAAATCAACGGGTAGAGATTTCACCTACAATCAAGCAATACGTACCCGTGCTTTTTGGTCTGTTACTCTGATAACAGCCTTCTTTGGTTGTTTTGTGACAGGATTTACTTTTCATATATTCTCCATCTTTAGGGATGCGAATATACCATGGGAGAGAGGCCAAGATGTTTTTATCTATTCTGCAATTCTTTCTACTCTTCTCTCCTTTGGTGGCAGTGTAATCAGTGATCACATTAAAACGAAGTATCTTGTTTTGTTGGCAGCCGTAGGGGGATTAATGTGTGGGATCGGATTGGCCTTTGTATCCAATCCTATGTTTTTTATTATATTAATTGTTGGATATGGTACCATTGGAGGACTATTTGGCGTATTACTCACAGTGGCACATCCTGGTTATTTTGGTAAAAAGCATTTAGGAGCAATTACAGGAAGGAATATGTCACTGATTATTTTTGGTAGTGCTGTCTCTCCTCTACTATTTAGCCTATCCAAAACTTATTTCGATTCCTATCTGCCAGTTTCACTGATCTTTGCCTCGCTTGCACTTCTTATATTCTTATTTACATTGACTGTGAAAGAGCCTCAATAA
- a CDS encoding ATP-binding protein: MKEIALHIIDLIENSIRAKANQITFIYDEDNTRKSFCIIDDGIGMSKEELNNALDPLYTTKPKKQIGLGLSLTKQSVLQSAGTFHIHSTPNKGTEIVFSYVKKNIDCPPTGDIIKVLTQAIIAHPTIQFSFCYRQKNNALIDTSFLTNEERVNIKYSDLHSFIKEAFVEIDINGF, from the coding sequence ATGAAGGAGATAGCCCTACATATCATTGATTTGATAGAAAATAGCATTCGCGCAAAAGCGAATCAAATTACATTTATCTATGATGAAGATAATACAAGAAAAAGCTTCTGCATTATAGATGATGGGATAGGAATGTCAAAAGAGGAGTTAAATAATGCACTGGACCCACTCTATACAACCAAACCAAAGAAACAGATAGGCCTAGGGCTTTCTCTAACGAAACAAAGCGTACTACAAAGTGCTGGTACATTCCATATCCATTCTACCCCCAATAAAGGGACTGAGATCGTATTCTCTTATGTGAAGAAAAATATCGACTGCCCACCAACAGGAGATATTATAAAAGTACTGACACAAGCCATCATAGCACATCCAACAATTCAATTCAGCTTCTGTTACAGACAGAAAAATAATGCCCTTATAGACACTTCCTTTCTCACCAATGAAGAGAGAGTTAATATTAAATATTCAGATCTCCATAGCTTTATTAAAGAGGCATTTGTGGAGATCGATATTAATGGATTTTAA